The Agromyces marinus genome window below encodes:
- a CDS encoding AAA family ATPase, translating to MTDPTPDDAQLRAALDRVRTEVGKAVVGQDGAVTGLIIALLADGHVLLEGVPGVAKTLLVRTLSRTLRLETRRVQFTPDLMPGDVTGSLAYDPRSGEFAFREGPVFTNLLLADEINRTPPKTQSALLEAMEERQVSVDGVTRPLPDPFLVAATQNPIEYEGTYALPEAQLDRFLLKLVLDVPERDAEVSMLRRHADGFDPHDLAAAGVEPVLGPAELAAARAAARRVGVADDVLAYLVDLARATRRSPSMRLGVSPRAVAGLLAASKAWAWLTGMEKVTPDHVQAMLLPAWRHRVQLRPEAELEGVSVDQVLRGVVQQVQVPL from the coding sequence ATGACCGATCCCACCCCCGACGACGCGCAGCTGCGCGCCGCCCTGGACCGCGTGCGCACCGAGGTGGGCAAGGCGGTCGTCGGGCAGGACGGCGCCGTGACCGGGCTCATCATCGCGCTGCTGGCCGACGGGCACGTGCTGCTCGAGGGCGTGCCCGGCGTCGCGAAGACGCTGCTCGTCCGCACGCTCAGCCGAACGCTCCGGCTCGAGACCCGGCGCGTGCAGTTCACGCCCGACCTGATGCCGGGCGACGTCACGGGTTCGCTCGCGTACGACCCGCGCTCCGGCGAGTTCGCGTTCCGCGAGGGCCCGGTGTTCACCAACCTGCTGCTCGCCGACGAGATCAACCGCACCCCGCCGAAGACGCAGTCGGCGCTGCTCGAGGCGATGGAGGAGCGCCAGGTCTCGGTCGACGGCGTGACCCGGCCCCTGCCCGACCCGTTCCTCGTGGCCGCGACGCAGAACCCGATCGAGTACGAGGGCACGTACGCGCTGCCGGAGGCGCAACTGGACCGCTTCCTCCTCAAGCTCGTGCTCGACGTCCCGGAGCGCGACGCCGAGGTCTCGATGCTCCGACGCCACGCCGACGGGTTCGACCCGCACGACCTGGCCGCCGCGGGCGTCGAGCCGGTCCTCGGCCCGGCCGAGCTCGCGGCCGCGCGCGCGGCCGCGCGCCGCGTGGGCGTCGCCGACGACGTGTTGGCCTACCTCGTCGACCTCGCGCGCGCGACCCGGCGCAGCCCGTCGATGCGGCTCGGGGTCTCGCCTCGCGCGGTGGCCGGGCTGCTCGCCGCATCGAAGGCGTGGGCCTGGCTCACGGGCATGGAGAAGGTCACGCCCGATCACGTGCAGGCGATGCTGCTCCCGGCGTGGCGGCACCGGGTGCAGTTGCGCCCAGAGGCCGAGCTGGAGGGGGTCTCGGTCGATCAGGTGCTGCGCGGGGTCGTGCAGCAGGTGCAGGTTCCGCTGTGA